A stretch of Cellulosilyticum sp. I15G10I2 DNA encodes these proteins:
- a CDS encoding RnfABCDGE type electron transport complex subunit B — protein MDIAAIIYPVLSIGGIGLLFGVGLGIAAKKFAVPVDERVQGIKENLPGANCGGCGFAGCEALAKAIANGESKITACPVCNQDQVDEIAKIMGIESGNSEKYRAVVRCKGTHTTAKFKYSYEGIQTCNDANLIGGGHKTCQYGCLGFATCKGACVFGAITMVDGLPVIDPQKCVGCGACKSSCPRSIITILPADSSYNVNCVSKDKGKEVKAGCSVGCIGCGICVKQCESGAITMTNNLAVIDNKKCVHCGKCEQKCPTKAISNLLEA, from the coding sequence ATGGATATTGCAGCAATAATATATCCTGTATTATCTATAGGTGGAATTGGTCTGTTATTTGGTGTAGGACTAGGTATAGCGGCTAAAAAGTTTGCTGTTCCAGTAGACGAACGTGTACAAGGGATAAAAGAAAATTTACCAGGTGCAAACTGTGGTGGTTGCGGCTTTGCAGGCTGTGAGGCGCTAGCTAAGGCCATTGCAAATGGTGAAAGTAAGATCACTGCCTGTCCCGTATGTAATCAAGATCAAGTAGATGAAATAGCTAAAATTATGGGAATTGAATCCGGTAATAGTGAAAAGTATCGTGCTGTTGTTAGATGTAAAGGAACTCATACAACTGCGAAGTTTAAATACAGTTATGAAGGGATACAGACCTGTAATGATGCTAACTTAATTGGTGGAGGACATAAAACTTGCCAATATGGATGTCTAGGTTTTGCTACTTGTAAAGGGGCTTGTGTATTTGGAGCAATTACGATGGTAGATGGCCTGCCGGTTATCGATCCACAGAAATGTGTAGGATGCGGTGCCTGCAAAAGTTCATGTCCAAGAAGTATTATAACGATTTTACCTGCTGATTCAAGTTATAATGTTAATTGTGTTTCAAAAGATAAAGGTAAAGAAGTAAAAGCTGGGTGTAGTGTAGGGTGTATAGGATGCGGAATTTGTGTAAAACAATGTGAATCAGGTGCTATAACAATGACAAACAACCTTGCTGTAATTGATAATAAAAAGTGTGTTCATTGCGGTAAATGTGAACAAAAATGTCCAACTAAAGCTATTTCTAATCTTCTAGAGGCTTAG
- the rsxA gene encoding electron transport complex subunit RsxA — protein sequence MNLFLLFLGAALVNNFVLAKFLGICPFLGVSKKVETSLGMGAAVTFVMGLASMISYIVYNYILRPLQIEYLYTVAFILVIASLVQFVEMVIQKMSPSLYSALGVFLPLITTNCAVLGVAILNMQMNYSLVESIVNGIGGAVGFTLVMVLFAGIRERIEHNEVLAPFKGLPIALITAGFMAIAFAGFQNMI from the coding sequence ATGAATTTATTTTTATTATTTTTAGGCGCAGCACTAGTTAATAATTTTGTACTTGCAAAATTTTTAGGAATATGCCCCTTCCTAGGTGTATCAAAAAAAGTGGAAACTTCACTGGGAATGGGAGCAGCCGTTACTTTTGTTATGGGACTTGCGTCTATGATTTCTTATATTGTTTATAACTATATACTTAGACCGCTTCAAATTGAATATTTGTATACAGTAGCCTTTATATTAGTTATTGCATCACTTGTACAGTTTGTAGAAATGGTTATTCAAAAAATGAGCCCTTCATTATATAGTGCACTAGGTGTTTTTTTACCGCTTATTACGACAAACTGTGCTGTTTTAGGGGTTGCAATACTCAATATGCAAATGAACTATTCATTAGTTGAATCTATTGTAAATGGTATTGGCGGAGCTGTAGGCTTTACACTTGTTATGGTTCTTTTCGCTGGGATAAGAGAAAGAATTGAACACAACGAGGTATTGGCACCTTTTAAAGGACTTCCTATAGCACTTATTACTGCTGGATTTATGGCAATAGCATTTGCAGGCTTTCAAAATATGATATAA
- a CDS encoding RnfABCDGE type electron transport complex subunit E, with translation MNIIKERLKAGIVIDNPIFMQVLGMCPTLAVTTSGTNAIGMGLATTAVLIGSNLVISLLRKCIPSKIRIPAFIVIIASFVTMVDLVLQAYIQELHASLGLFIPLIVVNCIILGRAEAYASKNNIISSFFDAIGMGLGFTVSLTIIGVIREILGTGELFGRAIMPAQYNPAIIMILAPGAFFTLGLLMALLNALKARKN, from the coding sequence ATGAATATTATAAAAGAAAGATTAAAAGCGGGTATAGTGATAGATAATCCTATATTTATGCAAGTGCTGGGAATGTGTCCGACACTTGCAGTTACAACGAGTGGAACGAACGCAATAGGAATGGGGCTTGCTACTACAGCAGTTCTTATTGGATCTAACCTTGTTATTTCACTTCTAAGAAAATGTATTCCTTCTAAAATACGTATTCCGGCTTTCATAGTTATTATAGCAAGTTTTGTAACAATGGTAGATCTGGTACTTCAAGCCTATATACAAGAGCTACATGCTTCTTTAGGGCTATTCATTCCACTGATTGTTGTTAACTGTATTATACTCGGAAGAGCAGAAGCTTATGCATCTAAAAATAATATAATTTCATCCTTTTTTGATGCGATAGGTATGGGCCTTGGTTTTACAGTTTCGCTTACAATTATTGGCGTAATAAGAGAAATATTAGGAACAGGTGAACTTTTTGGCAGAGCTATAATGCCTGCACAGTATAATCCAGCTATTATTATGATTTTAGCACCAGGAGCATTTTTCACATTAGGACTATTAATGGCGCTTTTAAATGCATTAAAAGCAAGAAAAAACTAG
- a CDS encoding RnfABCDGE type electron transport complex subunit G, with the protein MRESLKLGILLFVITAVCAGMLGLINRTTTPVIAQNKADSEQQAMKMLIEEAETFSKVENIEDEKIKEVYVAKSGEEVIGTIAKVMPNGYGGEITVLIGFDLESQIKGIKILSHTETPGFGANATKPTFIDQFLQKLPPLKVVKATPQEDEIVAITGATITSDAIVEGVNQAAAYVIEHQQELHMGGK; encoded by the coding sequence ATGAGAGAATCACTTAAATTAGGCATATTATTATTTGTGATTACAGCTGTATGTGCTGGGATGTTAGGACTTATTAATCGTACTACTACACCAGTTATTGCTCAAAATAAAGCGGATTCAGAACAACAAGCCATGAAAATGCTTATTGAAGAAGCTGAAACATTTAGTAAAGTAGAGAATATTGAAGATGAAAAAATAAAAGAAGTATATGTTGCGAAATCAGGGGAAGAAGTAATAGGTACTATTGCGAAAGTTATGCCCAATGGCTATGGTGGAGAAATCACAGTGTTAATTGGATTTGACTTAGAATCTCAGATTAAAGGCATTAAGATTTTATCGCATACTGAAACACCAGGGTTTGGAGCAAATGCAACTAAACCAACTTTTATTGATCAGTTTTTACAAAAACTGCCTCCTTTAAAGGTGGTAAAAGCAACACCACAAGAAGATGAAATAGTTGCTATTACTGGGGCAACGATCACTTCAGATGCAATTGTAGAAGGTGTTAATCAAGCAGCGGCATATGTGATAGAACATCAACAAGAACTGCATATGGGGGGGAAATAA
- a CDS encoding RnfABCDGE type electron transport complex subunit D, whose protein sequence is MEKVLKVSSSPHVRANHTTQSIMRDVIIALIPAMLAGILFFGIRALWVTLISIIACVLFEWGWQKVFKMQITVFDLSAVVTGLLLAFNLPVSTPYYIVVVGAFVAIILTKQIFGGIGQNFINPALAARAFLLAAYPTAMTDFTLPARAVSGIDTVSGATPLALLKQGVFETLPSFSDAFIGNTAGCIGEASALALLLGAAYLFYKKIIKWHIPVFYIATIFIITYLFNGFDSYMSFYSLFLGGIMLGAFFMATDYTTSPMTVKGQIIFAVGAGVITSMIRLFGGYPEGVSYSILMMNLAVPLIDRYVKTRRFGGGEKA, encoded by the coding sequence ATGGAAAAAGTATTAAAGGTTTCATCGTCCCCTCATGTAAGAGCCAATCATACAACACAAAGTATTATGCGGGATGTTATTATTGCATTAATTCCTGCTATGTTGGCAGGCATACTTTTCTTTGGTATTAGGGCGTTATGGGTGACACTTATCAGTATAATTGCATGCGTTTTATTTGAGTGGGGATGGCAAAAGGTATTTAAAATGCAGATTACAGTATTTGATTTAAGTGCAGTGGTAACGGGTTTACTATTAGCATTTAATTTGCCGGTTAGTACGCCTTATTATATAGTAGTAGTAGGTGCATTTGTTGCAATTATTCTTACTAAGCAAATTTTTGGAGGTATTGGTCAAAATTTCATAAATCCAGCACTTGCAGCAAGAGCCTTTTTACTCGCTGCTTATCCTACGGCAATGACGGACTTTACACTTCCAGCTCGTGCTGTTTCTGGTATTGATACAGTTTCTGGTGCAACGCCATTGGCCCTTTTAAAACAAGGGGTATTTGAAACGCTTCCAAGCTTTTCGGATGCTTTTATAGGAAATACTGCAGGATGCATCGGAGAAGCTTCAGCTCTAGCCCTCCTACTTGGGGCAGCATACTTATTTTATAAAAAAATTATTAAATGGCATATTCCAGTTTTCTATATAGCTACAATATTTATTATAACTTATTTATTTAATGGATTTGATAGCTATATGAGCTTCTATTCATTATTTTTAGGTGGGATAATGCTTGGTGCTTTCTTTATGGCAACAGATTATACAACATCGCCTATGACTGTTAAAGGGCAAATCATATTTGCTGTTGGAGCTGGTGTTATAACCTCTATGATACGACTTTTTGGAGGCTATCCAGAAGGTGTAAGTTATAGTATTTTAATGATGAATTTAGCAGTACCTCTCATTGATAGATATGTAAAAACAAGACGTTTTGGGGGAGGGGAAAAGGCATGA
- the rsxC gene encoding electron transport complex subunit RsxC: MKGLTFKKGIHPNYNKESTSSKAIETLMPQGELVYPMSQHIGSPCKPLVKKGDSVLVGQKIGDATGFISAPIHSSVSGTVKVVEERRTLRGIKDLCVVIENDFEYKDSPDMQENAMPSYEELTQEKLVSIVKEAGLVGMGGAAFPTHVKLAPPPDKEMRYIIINGAECEPYLTSDHRVMVEEGERIVEGLKILLQVYKNAKALICIEDNKPDAIENMLKLTKEVDRIDTLSLHTKYPQGSEKHLIYAAIGKEVPSGKLPIDIGCAVFNIDSIVAIWRAVTKGRPIMRRIVTVSGSGVSNPCNVKVRVGASFREILEYAKWDEEKTLKIIAGGPMMGAAISDVDVPVVKGTSAILCFTEKEMNTQDASHCIRCGKCVDVCPMQLVPNTIHMAAINSEFDAFMKYDGMDCIECGCCSYICPAKRQLVQSIRTAKSTIRSRK; the protein is encoded by the coding sequence ATGAAGGGTTTAACTTTTAAAAAAGGAATTCACCCAAATTATAATAAAGAATCTACAAGTTCAAAAGCTATAGAAACGCTAATGCCTCAAGGAGAACTTGTATATCCAATGTCTCAGCATATAGGAAGCCCGTGTAAACCTTTAGTAAAAAAGGGAGACAGCGTTTTAGTTGGACAAAAAATAGGTGACGCTACTGGATTTATATCTGCACCAATTCATAGCAGTGTGTCAGGGACGGTAAAGGTAGTAGAAGAAAGAAGAACTTTAAGAGGGATAAAAGACTTATGTGTAGTTATAGAAAATGATTTCGAATACAAGGACAGCCCTGATATGCAGGAAAATGCTATGCCATCTTATGAAGAGCTTACGCAAGAAAAATTAGTAAGCATTGTAAAAGAAGCAGGCTTAGTTGGTATGGGCGGAGCGGCTTTTCCGACTCACGTCAAACTTGCACCGCCACCAGACAAGGAGATGCGATATATTATTATTAATGGGGCTGAGTGTGAGCCTTATTTGACATCTGATCATAGAGTTATGGTAGAAGAAGGTGAAAGAATTGTAGAAGGACTTAAGATTCTTCTTCAAGTATATAAAAATGCAAAGGCACTTATTTGTATAGAAGATAACAAGCCAGATGCGATTGAGAATATGTTGAAGCTTACTAAAGAGGTAGATAGAATAGATACGCTGTCACTACACACTAAATACCCACAAGGCTCAGAGAAACATCTGATCTATGCAGCTATTGGTAAGGAAGTGCCAAGTGGTAAGCTTCCTATAGATATAGGATGCGCAGTATTTAACATTGATTCTATTGTGGCTATCTGGAGAGCGGTTACAAAGGGAAGACCCATTATGAGAAGAATCGTGACTGTATCAGGAAGTGGCGTTTCTAATCCATGTAATGTAAAAGTAAGAGTTGGTGCTTCGTTTAGGGAGATTTTAGAGTATGCTAAATGGGACGAAGAAAAGACACTTAAGATTATAGCAGGAGGCCCAATGATGGGAGCTGCAATTTCTGATGTTGATGTGCCTGTAGTTAAAGGAACATCTGCTATTCTTTGTTTTACTGAAAAAGAGATGAATACACAAGATGCTTCACATTGTATCAGGTGTGGTAAGTGTGTCGATGTATGTCCTATGCAATTAGTACCAAATACCATTCATATGGCAGCAATAAATTCGGAGTTTGATGCGTTTATGAAATATGATGGAATGGACTGCATAGAATGTGGATGTTGTTCCTATATTTGTCCGGCAAAAAGACAGTTAGTTCAAAGTATTAGAACAGCTAAATCTACCATTCGTTCAAGAAAATAA
- a CDS encoding ATP-binding protein, which produces MKEIALHILDVVQNSVRAGATEISIIIIEDTPNNLLKITIEDDGKGMSKNLVSSVKNPFVTSRTLRKVGLGIPLLNQLCEECAGGLSVESTLGKGTKLIATMQYNHIDRLPIGDMPSTMTTLILSKPEIEYIYQHSYNDHAFLFDTKQIKTMLEGVPIHDLEIIKWIGNYLQENIEEIHQESI; this is translated from the coding sequence ATGAAAGAAATAGCACTTCATATATTGGATGTTGTACAGAATAGTGTAAGAGCTGGTGCTACAGAAATTAGCATTATTATTATTGAGGACACACCTAATAATTTACTTAAGATAACTATAGAAGATGATGGTAAAGGAATGTCGAAAAATTTAGTAAGTAGCGTAAAAAATCCATTTGTTACAAGTAGAACACTTAGAAAAGTAGGACTTGGCATTCCGCTCCTTAATCAACTTTGCGAGGAATGTGCAGGAGGCCTTAGTGTAGAGAGTACATTGGGTAAAGGGACTAAGCTTATTGCAACGATGCAGTATAATCATATTGATCGATTACCAATTGGAGATATGCCAAGCACTATGACAACACTTATTCTTTCAAAACCAGAAATAGAATATATTTATCAGCATAGTTATAATGATCATGCATTCTTATTTGATACCAAGCAAATTAAAACTATGTTAGAAGGAGTACCTATTCATGATTTAGAGATCATTAAATGGATAGGGAATTACTTACAAGAAAATATTGAAGAAATACATCAAGAGAGTATTTAG
- a CDS encoding phosphoglycerate dehydrogenase: MYTIQTLNKISKSGLALFGNNYHITDDLNNADAILVRSSKMHDMSLPNSVKAIARAGAGVNNIPIEKCAEAGIVVFNTPGANANAVKEMVIAGLLLSSRKVVEGINWAKTLTTDVAKEVEKGKGAFGGPEVLGKKLGVIGLGAIGVMVANSAQALGMEVIGYDPYISISAAWGLSRHIKHATSLEEVFAEADYLTIHVPLLDATKHMFNKEAFAKMKPGVRILNFSRDTLVNNEDIIEAIKEGIVAKYVTDFPVEDVMHNDDIITIPHLGASTPESEENCAVMAVQQIKDYLENGNIINSVNFPECAMAWGANYRLTIIHKNVPTIIGKITAIISQEGINIQDMTNRSRGEFAYTIIDTNTNVSQDNIANIKDIDGIIGVRVLTK; encoded by the coding sequence GTGTATACTATACAAACGTTAAATAAAATTTCTAAAAGTGGTCTTGCATTATTTGGAAATAACTATCATATTACAGATGACTTAAATAATGCAGATGCAATTTTAGTAAGAAGCTCAAAGATGCATGATATGAGTTTGCCAAATTCAGTTAAAGCTATTGCAAGAGCAGGAGCAGGTGTTAATAATATACCTATTGAAAAATGCGCAGAGGCAGGCATTGTAGTATTTAATACACCGGGAGCTAATGCAAATGCAGTTAAAGAAATGGTTATTGCAGGGCTGTTGCTTTCTTCTCGAAAAGTAGTTGAAGGTATTAATTGGGCCAAGACTTTAACAACTGATGTTGCAAAGGAAGTTGAAAAGGGAAAAGGCGCTTTTGGAGGCCCTGAAGTTTTAGGTAAAAAATTAGGGGTGATAGGACTCGGAGCGATTGGAGTGATGGTGGCTAATTCTGCTCAAGCTCTTGGTATGGAAGTGATAGGTTATGATCCTTATATTTCGATCTCTGCAGCTTGGGGATTATCAAGACATATTAAGCACGCTACTTCTTTAGAAGAGGTATTTGCAGAAGCGGATTATCTTACAATTCATGTGCCGCTTCTTGATGCAACTAAGCATATGTTTAATAAAGAAGCTTTTGCAAAAATGAAACCAGGGGTTCGTATTCTAAATTTTTCAAGAGATACACTTGTAAATAACGAAGATATTATTGAAGCTATTAAAGAAGGTATTGTAGCTAAATATGTAACAGACTTCCCTGTAGAAGATGTTATGCATAATGACGATATTATTACTATTCCTCACTTAGGAGCCTCAACCCCTGAGTCAGAAGAGAATTGTGCAGTAATGGCTGTACAACAGATCAAAGATTACTTAGAGAATGGCAATATCATTAACTCGGTTAATTTTCCGGAATGTGCAATGGCATGGGGGGCAAACTACAGATTAACTATTATCCATAAGAATGTTCCAACAATTATAGGAAAAATAACTGCAATCATTTCACAGGAAGGTATTAATATTCAAGATATGACTAATAGGAGCAGAGGAGAATTTGCTTATACGATTATTGATACAAACACAAACGTTTCTCAAGATAATATTGCAAATATAAAGGATATTGATGGTATTATTGGCGTACGTGTTTTAACTAAATAG
- the serC gene encoding 3-phosphoserine/phosphohydroxythreonine transaminase gives MRVYNFSAGPAVLPLEVLEKAQKELVSYGNSGMSVMEMSHRSKDYEAIIGEAEAKLRKIMEIPENYTVLFLQGGASLQFAMIPLNLFRNSNKADYIESGMFASKALKEAKKFGDVNVVASSKADNYSRIPDFSKEQFTQDADYFYICANNTIFGTKFNTFPDTGDVPLVADMSSCILSEKIDVSKFGLIYAGAQKNLGPAGVTLVIIRNDLLGFAKENVPTMLDYKVMAENDSMYNTPPTYGIYMLKLVFEWIEEKGGVSGIEKMNRDKAAILYDFLDRSSLFKGTAAKEDRSLMNVTFVTGDNEIDAKFVKAATAAGFVNLKGHRSVGGMRASIYNAMPIEGVKALVAFMEKFESEN, from the coding sequence ATGCGCGTGTATAACTTTTCGGCAGGACCAGCAGTTTTACCACTTGAAGTTTTAGAAAAGGCTCAAAAAGAATTGGTTTCCTATGGTAATAGTGGTATGAGTGTTATGGAAATGAGCCATCGATCAAAAGATTATGAAGCAATTATTGGAGAAGCAGAAGCTAAATTAAGAAAGATTATGGAGATACCAGAAAATTATACTGTCCTCTTTTTACAAGGAGGAGCATCCCTCCAATTTGCTATGATTCCTCTTAACTTATTCAGGAATTCCAACAAAGCAGATTATATTGAATCAGGTATGTTTGCATCAAAAGCACTTAAAGAAGCTAAGAAATTTGGAGATGTTAATGTTGTAGCTTCTTCTAAAGCGGATAACTATTCTCGTATTCCAGATTTTTCGAAAGAACAGTTTACACAAGATGCAGATTATTTTTATATATGTGCAAACAATACAATATTTGGTACAAAGTTTAACACTTTTCCAGACACAGGGGATGTACCTCTTGTAGCAGATATGTCATCTTGCATTTTGTCAGAAAAAATTGACGTAAGTAAATTTGGTTTAATATATGCAGGGGCTCAAAAGAACCTTGGACCAGCAGGTGTAACACTTGTTATTATTAGAAATGATTTATTAGGTTTTGCTAAAGAGAATGTGCCAACGATGCTTGATTATAAAGTAATGGCAGAAAACGATTCTATGTATAATACACCCCCTACATATGGGATTTATATGCTTAAGTTAGTTTTTGAGTGGATAGAAGAAAAGGGCGGAGTTTCTGGCATAGAAAAGATGAACCGCGACAAAGCAGCTATATTATATGATTTCTTAGATCGTTCAAGTTTATTTAAAGGAACAGCAGCTAAAGAAGATAGATCTCTTATGAATGTAACCTTTGTAACAGGTGATAATGAGATAGATGCTAAGTTTGTGAAAGCTGCTACAGCAGCTGGATTTGTGAACCTAAAAGGGCACAGAAGTGTGGGCGGTATGCGAGCGAGTATTTATAATGCTATGCCAATTGAGGGCGTAAAGGCACTTGTAGCGTTCATGGAAAAATTTGAAAGCGAAAACTAG
- the argF gene encoding ornithine carbamoyltransferase, with the protein MFGLKGKSLLTLHDFSKQQITYLLDLSSELKSKKTMGIQGDLLKGKNVALIFEKPSTRTRCAFTVACVDEGAHPEYLGKDDIQLGYKESVEDTARVLGRLFDAIEFRGFSQKVVEDLAKYSGVPVYNGLTDMYHPTQILADLLTMKEHLGVLEGKKFVYIGDGRNNMANSLLIGCSKMGVDIFIVAPKVLWPEEEHVNICKGYAMEAGSQVIITEDIDMVRGADVIYTDVWCSMGEEDKAKERIDMLKPYQVNQELLQKVNNPQMIFMHCLPAVKGNEVTEEIFESKYSVVFDEAENRMHTIKAVMVATLA; encoded by the coding sequence ATGTTTGGATTAAAGGGTAAATCTTTATTAACATTACATGATTTTTCAAAACAGCAAATAACTTATTTACTGGACTTATCAAGTGAGCTAAAATCAAAAAAGACAATGGGTATACAAGGTGATCTATTAAAAGGGAAAAATGTTGCATTGATTTTTGAAAAACCTTCTACTAGAACAAGATGTGCTTTTACTGTAGCTTGTGTAGATGAAGGTGCCCATCCAGAATATCTTGGAAAAGATGATATTCAACTCGGTTACAAAGAAAGTGTGGAAGATACAGCGCGTGTCCTTGGGAGATTATTTGATGCCATTGAATTTAGAGGATTTTCGCAAAAGGTTGTAGAAGATCTTGCAAAGTATAGCGGAGTACCGGTATATAATGGATTAACGGATATGTATCATCCTACACAAATTCTAGCTGACTTGCTGACTATGAAGGAGCACCTCGGGGTTTTAGAAGGTAAAAAGTTTGTCTATATTGGTGATGGTAGAAATAATATGGCCAACAGTCTTCTGATAGGATGTAGTAAAATGGGTGTAGATATTTTTATAGTGGCACCAAAGGTACTCTGGCCAGAAGAAGAGCATGTGAATATCTGTAAGGGATATGCAATGGAAGCTGGCTCACAAGTGATTATTACAGAAGATATAGACATGGTCAGAGGTGCAGACGTAATTTACACAGATGTATGGTGCTCGATGGGTGAAGAAGATAAAGCAAAAGAACGTATTGACATGTTAAAACCTTATCAAGTTAATCAAGAGCTGCTTCAAAAAGTAAATAATCCTCAAATGATTTTCATGCACTGTTTACCAGCTGTAAAAGGAAATGAAGTCACAGAAGAGATATTTGAAAGCAAATATTCAGTCGTTTTCGATGAGGCAGAAAACAGAATGCATACTATTAAAGCTGTTATGGTAGCTACTTTAGCCTAG
- a CDS encoding HAD family hydrolase: protein MTEHCKAIIFDLDGTLVDSMWVWPEIDKAYLGQFGITPPYGMEEELEGLSFTETAAYFKERFNISDSIEAIKDTWNKMAWEFYTEHITLKDGAYEFLKQTYKKGLRMGIATSNSIELVSVILERLAIKDYFHSIRTSCEVEKGKPYPYIYLKVAEDLEVEPEECLVFEDIPNGVIAAKRAGMQVWAINDHQKDDVKKKLREIADRFIYDYQEAINYFYVK from the coding sequence GTGACCGAACATTGTAAAGCAATAATATTTGATCTTGATGGGACTTTAGTAGATTCAATGTGGGTATGGCCGGAGATAGATAAAGCATATCTAGGGCAATTTGGTATTACACCACCATATGGTATGGAGGAAGAACTGGAAGGATTGAGTTTTACAGAAACAGCAGCTTACTTCAAAGAAAGATTTAATATTAGTGACAGTATTGAAGCTATTAAAGACACTTGGAACAAGATGGCGTGGGAGTTTTATACAGAACATATTACACTAAAAGATGGGGCCTATGAGTTTCTGAAACAAACTTATAAAAAGGGTCTTAGAATGGGTATTGCGACAAGTAATAGTATTGAACTTGTTAGCGTTATTCTGGAGCGATTGGCTATTAAAGATTATTTTCATAGTATACGTACCTCTTGTGAAGTTGAAAAAGGAAAACCTTATCCTTATATTTATTTAAAAGTTGCAGAAGATCTAGAGGTAGAGCCAGAAGAATGTCTTGTGTTTGAAGATATTCCCAATGGGGTCATTGCGGCGAAGCGGGCAGGCATGCAAGTATGGGCGATTAATGATCATCAAAAGGATGATGTCAAAAAGAAACTTAGAGAAATAGCGGATAGATTTATTTATGATTACCAAGAAGCAATAAATTATTTTTATGTTAAGTAA
- a CDS encoding pseudouridine synthase — protein sequence MQVKKIRIDKFLVHIGYGSRSEVHKLIKEKRVTLNDKIIHKPDMHLIIEESKVCVDGGQAVYQEFYYYVLNKPQGVITATEDKRYRTVMDLLLPIDQRKSLAPVGRLDKDTEGLLILTNDGKLTHELLSPKKHVDKVYYAKIRGMITLQDVKQFEEGIILEDGTSYRSSKLEILHAGDISEIYVTISEGKFHQVKRMVMSVGKEVIYLKRIKMGALELPEDLNIGEYRQLTELELKLLKGEKQGDRTL from the coding sequence ATGCAGGTTAAAAAAATAAGAATAGATAAATTTTTAGTGCATATAGGCTATGGCAGTCGCAGTGAAGTGCATAAGCTTATAAAAGAAAAAAGGGTGACATTAAATGATAAAATTATTCACAAACCGGATATGCATTTGATAATTGAAGAAAGCAAGGTCTGTGTAGATGGCGGACAAGCTGTTTATCAAGAATTTTATTATTATGTACTTAATAAACCTCAAGGTGTGATTACAGCAACAGAAGATAAAAGATATAGAACCGTAATGGATCTTCTACTACCAATAGATCAGCGTAAATCATTAGCCCCAGTAGGTAGACTGGATAAAGACACTGAGGGACTTTTGATACTTACCAATGATGGGAAGCTAACACATGAACTATTATCTCCTAAAAAGCATGTGGATAAGGTATATTATGCTAAAATTAGAGGCATGATTACTTTACAAGATGTTAAGCAATTTGAAGAGGGTATTATATTAGAAGATGGGACAAGTTATCGATCATCAAAACTAGAAATTCTTCATGCGGGAGATATTTCAGAGATTTATGTAACCATTAGTGAAGGGAAATTCCATCAAGTTAAACGTATGGTTATGTCAGTAGGCAAAGAAGTTATTTACCTAAAACGTATAAAAATGGGAGCATTAGAACTACCGGAAGATTTAAATATAGGCGAATATAGACAACTGACAGAATTAGAATTAAAGCTATTAAAAGGAGAGAAGCAAGGTGACCGAACATTGTAA